One window of the Candidatus Hinthialibacter antarcticus genome contains the following:
- a CDS encoding CheR family methyltransferase → MMKRIEAWLAEEIGLDPDSVGADLIARAIQRRCDERRVKNEGDYLALLHSSEDERQRLIEEIVVPETWFFRDQGPFRYLQSWARKRPRNAVLRIASAPCSQGEEPYSVAIALLEVGYQPRDFHIDGYDVSLRALQRAQTAFYRPHSFRQTVPNQESYFEPTNGGQQLRAAYRSLVNFEWGNLLDPSFGQNKPLYDIIFCRNVLIYLDAPSRKRVVQTLDRMLAPNGLLFVGAVEALQSISNQFESLREPQAFVYRRREEMRPVAEPLASKPPAFKIKPRIKPIDVNGTQTPRVRPINKNASPIPSLNDARQLADQGCLREAQSIVENYIDTQKPDADAFYLYGLIQQASDQTRAAEDSYQKALFLQPGHAGALAQMALLLDQSGDRMSADRFRRRLQRVYSNGEPQNKTMVPQ, encoded by the coding sequence ATGATGAAACGCATTGAAGCCTGGTTGGCGGAAGAGATAGGGCTTGACCCTGATTCGGTGGGGGCCGACTTGATTGCCCGCGCCATTCAGCGGCGCTGCGACGAACGCCGGGTCAAGAACGAAGGCGATTATCTGGCGTTGCTTCATTCATCTGAAGATGAACGCCAGCGTTTGATTGAGGAGATCGTGGTCCCTGAAACATGGTTTTTCCGCGATCAAGGGCCGTTTCGCTATTTACAATCCTGGGCGCGAAAACGACCTCGAAATGCTGTGCTGAGAATCGCCAGCGCTCCCTGTTCGCAGGGGGAGGAACCCTATTCGGTTGCAATCGCGTTGTTGGAAGTCGGCTATCAGCCGCGTGACTTTCACATTGACGGCTATGACGTCAGTTTGCGCGCTTTGCAAAGAGCGCAAACGGCTTTCTATCGTCCCCATTCGTTTCGCCAGACGGTTCCCAATCAAGAATCCTATTTTGAACCCACAAACGGCGGGCAGCAATTACGCGCGGCCTATCGCTCTCTCGTCAATTTTGAATGGGGAAACTTGCTTGATCCTTCGTTTGGGCAAAACAAGCCTCTCTATGACATTATCTTTTGCCGCAACGTGTTAATCTATCTGGATGCGCCTTCTCGAAAGCGGGTTGTGCAAACGCTTGATCGCATGTTGGCGCCCAATGGCTTATTATTTGTCGGCGCGGTTGAAGCGCTGCAATCCATCTCCAACCAATTTGAGTCGCTTCGCGAACCGCAGGCGTTTGTGTATCGCCGCCGGGAGGAGATGCGTCCGGTCGCCGAACCTCTCGCTTCCAAGCCGCCAGCATTCAAAATAAAGCCGCGCATAAAGCCCATTGACGTGAATGGAACGCAAACGCCGCGCGTACGTCCTATCAATAAAAATGCGTCCCCAATCCCATCGTTGAATGATGCGCGTCAACTCGCGGATCAGGGCTGTTTACGGGAAGCGCAATCCATTGTGGAAAATTATATTGATACGCAAAAGCCGGATGCAGACGCATTTTATTTATACGGTTTGATTCAGCAGGCGTCAGATCAAACGCGCGCGGCGGAGGACTCTTATCAAAAAGCGTTGTTCTTGCAACCCGGTCATGCGGGCGCGTTGGCGCAGATGGCTTTGTTGCTCGACCAGAGCGGAGACCGTATGAGCGCAGACCGCTTTCGCCGCCGATTGCAGCGCGTTTATAGCAACGGTGAACCACAGAATAAAACGATGGTGCCGCAATGA
- a CDS encoding chemotaxis protein CheW encodes MLMLLFSIGANRYALAARDVIEVIPLVKFRSLPKAPPGVAGVFNYRGLVAPAVDMRRALEGVASQSLFSTRILIVNAAKDGEPQPLGLIVECASDAVDLPENEAQSAGVSTSDAPYLKEIHHHDGEMVQRIDPFLLLPESVRNSLFRDIQENEVL; translated from the coding sequence ATGTTGATGCTGTTATTTTCCATCGGCGCCAACCGGTACGCGCTCGCGGCGCGGGACGTTATTGAAGTGATCCCGTTGGTGAAATTCCGCTCCCTTCCTAAGGCGCCTCCAGGCGTGGCGGGCGTATTCAACTATCGGGGCCTAGTGGCGCCAGCGGTTGACATGCGACGCGCATTGGAAGGGGTGGCGTCTCAATCGCTGTTTAGTACGAGAATTCTGATTGTCAATGCCGCAAAAGATGGAGAGCCCCAACCGTTGGGGCTGATTGTTGAGTGCGCCTCCGATGCAGTCGATTTGCCCGAAAACGAAGCGCAATCGGCAGGCGTCTCGACATCGGACGCACCGTATCTGAAAGAAATTCACCATCACGATGGTGAGATGGTCCAACGGATTGATCCCTTTCTTCTGTTGCCTGAATCCGTGCGAAACTCGTTGTTTCGGGACATCCAAGAAAACGAAGTTTTATGA